A genomic region of Methylobacterium durans contains the following coding sequences:
- the ybgF gene encoding tol-pal system protein YbgF, whose translation MLRRLLFALSLSLSLGLPAVAQDASEFVVRLNRLENQSRMMAGQIETLQYENRQLKEQLRKFQEDVEFRLQEGKGGGTKPAGGGAVNGGNPGAGKPQKRGDAFDPGQNPGQPGAPMQLGTTTPSAPVAVQSPPATAPGRLPAAAIDEGEEGEVDPQAPVDLTPPSRIGTTGALPPAARPKASVAATGSGDAKADYEMAYAYILQRQYEQAEMSLRQFIQSHPRDGLVPAATFWLGESYLQRSRNREAAEQFLKVSTDYARSAQAPEAMLKLGTSLHALGAREQACATLAELERKFPSASASVRQGVTREQKRARCAA comes from the coding sequence ATGCTCCGCCGCCTCCTTTTCGCGCTCAGCCTCAGCCTGTCACTCGGCCTTCCGGCGGTCGCACAGGACGCCTCGGAGTTCGTCGTTCGGCTGAACCGGCTGGAGAACCAGTCGAGGATGATGGCGGGGCAGATCGAGACCCTCCAGTACGAGAACCGCCAGCTCAAGGAGCAGCTGCGCAAGTTCCAGGAGGACGTCGAGTTCCGCCTGCAGGAAGGCAAGGGCGGCGGCACGAAGCCCGCGGGCGGCGGTGCCGTCAACGGCGGAAACCCCGGTGCGGGCAAGCCTCAGAAGCGCGGCGACGCCTTCGATCCCGGCCAGAATCCGGGCCAGCCCGGCGCGCCGATGCAGCTCGGCACGACGACGCCCTCGGCCCCTGTCGCCGTCCAGTCGCCACCGGCGACCGCTCCGGGTCGGCTGCCGGCCGCCGCGATCGACGAAGGCGAGGAGGGCGAGGTCGACCCGCAGGCCCCTGTCGACCTGACGCCGCCGTCCCGCATCGGCACCACCGGGGCACTTCCGCCGGCCGCACGGCCCAAGGCCAGCGTCGCGGCGACGGGATCGGGCGACGCGAAGGCCGATTACGAGATGGCGTACGCCTACATCCTTCAGCGCCAGTACGAGCAGGCGGAGATGAGCCTGCGCCAGTTCATCCAGTCGCATCCGCGCGATGGACTCGTCCCGGCCGCCACCTTCTGGCTCGGCGAGAGCTACCTTCAGCGCAGCCGCAATCGCGAGGCGGCCGAGCAGTTCCTGAAGGTCTCGACGGATTATGCCCGCTCTGCTCAGGCGCCGGAGGCGATGCTGAAGCTCGGAACCTCGCTTCACGCTCTCGGCGCTCGCGAGCAGGCCTGCGCGACGCTGGCCGAACTCGAGCGCAAGTTTCCGAGCGCCTCTGCCAGCGTTCGTCAGGGCGTGACCCGCGAGCAGAAGCGGGCACGCTGCGCGGCCTGA
- the pal gene encoding peptidoglycan-associated lipoprotein Pal: protein MLKTVRTRVLPLAAVLAAALSVAACSNDKDLADASAFGAGAATPGSAQDFVVNVGDRVFFESDSTDLTPTATATLDKQAAWLQRYPRYTFLIEGHADERGTREYNYSLGARRAQAVNDYLASRGIASGRIRTVSYGKERPVAVCNDISCWSQNRRAVTVLDRGAGT, encoded by the coding sequence ATGCTCAAGACCGTGCGCACCCGCGTGCTCCCGCTCGCCGCGGTGCTCGCTGCCGCGCTCAGCGTCGCAGCCTGCAGCAACGACAAGGACCTCGCCGACGCCTCGGCCTTCGGGGCCGGCGCGGCGACGCCGGGCAGCGCGCAGGACTTCGTGGTGAATGTCGGCGACCGCGTGTTCTTCGAGTCGGACTCGACCGACCTGACGCCCACCGCCACCGCCACGCTCGACAAGCAGGCTGCGTGGCTGCAGCGCTACCCGCGCTACACGTTCCTGATCGAAGGCCACGCCGACGAGCGGGGCACCCGCGAGTACAATTACTCGCTCGGCGCCCGTCGCGCGCAGGCCGTGAACGACTACCTTGCCTCCCGCGGCATCGCGAGCGGGCGCATCCGCACCGTCTCCTACGGCAAGGAGCGGCCGGTCGCGGTCTGCAACGATATCTCCTGCTGGTCGCAGAACCGCCGCGCGGTCACCGTGCTGGACCGTGGCGCTGGGACGTAA
- a CDS encoding WcbI family polysaccharide biosynthesis putative acetyltransferase — translation MDLSTLHRRALRAIGLSTPSWANPWQARRADAAGRDGAKIAVIGNCQARGAAQAMRLLAPASPVRFIQMAWLKREHGHLDNLARTLSEYDHVFAQHFPEGLIPGGDVYALRAREPRLVLFPTIVFNAFHPDTVYAGNLAHLSALKLAPSPMGHYHSAIALMGHRLGLSASETLTLFREDVFDRLGYLQAWDSSVRDLLASAAQIGFPLDREIGRWARGGNFMHVINHPKGAVIDDIARRLLTERGLRPEPVSSVDYLGDELARDVVWPVYPEIAETFGFTGSYLFKRKPRGAAFPALYDLANFLSESFALYDAQTPEDLHCVRVEAWLATPEIRSVFEAAKGS, via the coding sequence GTGGACCTCTCGACCCTGCACCGGCGCGCGCTCAGAGCCATCGGCTTATCGACCCCATCCTGGGCGAACCCGTGGCAGGCGCGCCGCGCCGACGCGGCCGGCCGCGACGGGGCCAAGATCGCCGTCATCGGGAATTGTCAAGCGCGCGGCGCCGCGCAGGCGATGCGCCTCCTCGCGCCCGCGAGCCCCGTTCGCTTCATCCAGATGGCGTGGCTCAAGCGTGAGCATGGCCATCTCGACAACCTCGCCCGGACGCTCTCGGAATACGACCACGTCTTCGCCCAGCACTTCCCGGAGGGGCTGATTCCGGGCGGTGACGTCTACGCCCTTCGGGCGCGCGAGCCGAGGCTCGTCCTATTCCCGACGATCGTGTTCAACGCCTTCCATCCGGACACGGTCTACGCCGGCAACCTCGCCCATCTCTCGGCCCTGAAACTCGCGCCCTCGCCGATGGGTCATTATCACTCGGCGATCGCGCTCATGGGGCACCGGCTCGGCCTGTCTGCTTCTGAGACCCTGACGCTGTTCCGCGAGGACGTGTTCGACCGCCTCGGCTACCTGCAGGCGTGGGATTCCTCGGTCCGCGACCTCCTCGCGAGCGCGGCCCAGATCGGGTTCCCGCTCGACAGGGAGATTGGCCGCTGGGCACGTGGCGGCAACTTCATGCACGTCATCAACCACCCGAAAGGCGCGGTGATCGACGACATCGCGCGTCGCCTCCTGACCGAGCGCGGGCTCCGGCCGGAGCCTGTGTCGAGCGTGGATTATCTCGGCGACGAGCTCGCCCGCGACGTGGTGTGGCCGGTCTACCCGGAGATCGCCGAGACGTTCGGCTTCACGGGCTCGTACCTGTTCAAGCGCAAGCCCCGCGGGGCCGCGTTCCCGGCGCTCTACGATCTGGCGAACTTTCTTTCCGAGAGCTTCGCCCTCTACGACGCGCAGACGCCCGAGGATCTGCATTGCGTCCGGGTGGAGGCGTGGCTCGCGACCCCCGAGATCCGCTCCGTGTTCGAGGCAGCGAAGGGCTCCTGA
- the hemC gene encoding hydroxymethylbilane synthase: MIQRPLRIGTRGSPMALAQTGMVRDRIVAANPGLETELVVITTVADKVLDRPLAEIGGKGLFTKELEQALYADQIDVAVHSMKDVETWLPEGLVIACILERDDPRDAFLSPHAAGLADLPAGARVGTSSLRRGAQVLMRRPDLKIVPLRGNANTRMRKLESGECDATLLALAGLQRLGLEGMARSVLSVDEMLPAVAQGALGIEAREADAEIRALLAPIACARTTIAIAAERALLAELDGSCRTPIAALAEIEGERLRLDGLLFLADGSAHWGVSRSGAVSDAEAIGREAGADLKAQAGAIYAQRLQ, encoded by the coding sequence ATGATCCAGCGCCCCCTCCGCATCGGCACCCGCGGCTCCCCGATGGCGCTCGCCCAGACCGGGATGGTCCGCGACCGGATCGTGGCGGCCAATCCCGGCCTCGAGACCGAACTCGTCGTCATCACGACGGTCGCCGACAAGGTGCTCGACCGGCCGCTCGCCGAGATCGGGGGCAAGGGGCTCTTCACCAAGGAGCTGGAACAGGCCCTCTACGCGGACCAGATCGACGTCGCCGTCCACTCGATGAAGGACGTGGAGACGTGGCTGCCCGAAGGTCTCGTGATCGCCTGCATCCTGGAGCGGGACGATCCGCGCGACGCCTTCCTGTCCCCGCACGCGGCGGGTCTTGCCGATCTCCCGGCGGGCGCGCGCGTCGGCACCTCCTCCCTGCGGCGGGGCGCGCAGGTCCTGATGCGCCGGCCCGACCTCAAGATCGTGCCCCTGCGCGGCAACGCCAACACCCGCATGCGCAAGCTCGAATCGGGCGAGTGCGACGCGACGCTGCTCGCGCTCGCCGGCCTGCAGCGCCTCGGCCTGGAGGGCATGGCGCGCAGTGTCCTCTCCGTGGACGAGATGCTGCCCGCCGTGGCCCAGGGCGCCCTCGGTATCGAGGCCCGGGAGGCAGATGCGGAGATCCGCGCGCTGCTGGCGCCGATCGCCTGCGCCCGCACCACGATCGCGATCGCCGCCGAGCGCGCGCTGCTCGCCGAGCTCGACGGCTCCTGCCGCACGCCGATCGCGGCGCTCGCCGAGATCGAGGGCGAGCGCCTGCGCCTCGACGGCCTGCTGTTCTTGGCCGACGGAAGCGCCCACTGGGGCGTCTCGCGCTCCGGCGCCGTCTCCGACGCCGAGGCGATCGGCCGGGAGGCCGGCGCCGACCTCAAGGCGCAGGCTGGCGCGATCTACGCGCAGCGTCTTCAGTGA
- a CDS encoding antibiotic biosynthesis monooxygenase family protein gives MILEIAQIDVKPGSEAAFEAGIREASAIFRAAEGCRSFAVRRSVEKPQRYRLLIEWETLEAHTRDFTGSQAWKDYRALVSPHFESPPSVEHTELTLQAF, from the coding sequence ATGATCCTCGAAATCGCGCAGATCGACGTCAAGCCGGGCTCCGAGGCCGCGTTCGAGGCCGGCATCCGCGAGGCGTCGGCCATCTTCCGGGCGGCCGAGGGCTGCCGCTCCTTCGCGGTGCGCCGCTCCGTCGAGAAGCCGCAGCGCTACCGGCTCCTGATCGAGTGGGAGACCCTGGAGGCTCACACCCGGGACTTCACCGGCTCGCAGGCCTGGAAGGACTACCGCGCTCTGGTCTCGCCCCATTTCGAGAGCCCGCCGAGCGTCGAGCACACGGAGTTGACGCTGCAGGCGTTCTGA
- a CDS encoding RNA polymerase subunit sigma-70, whose protein sequence is MATLKEFEEALREHGMHMALALLERLRERDRATRTVKPARRLTGQKMTPDLARAILDLHASTGMTQQEIAFKVGVNQGRVNEVIKRGKWLSDDPHAPEAVARDKAIARMRGDPRPRKAARPVKARRDKEAAAPRKGANQGQLAFGDL, encoded by the coding sequence ATGGCCACGCTGAAGGAATTCGAGGAGGCCCTGCGCGAGCACGGCATGCACATGGCGCTCGCCCTGCTGGAGCGCCTGCGCGAGCGCGACCGCGCCACCCGCACGGTGAAACCCGCCCGCCGCCTCACGGGCCAGAAGATGACGCCGGACCTTGCCCGCGCGATCCTCGACCTCCACGCCTCCACCGGCATGACGCAGCAGGAGATCGCGTTCAAAGTCGGGGTCAACCAGGGCCGCGTGAACGAGGTGATCAAGCGCGGCAAGTGGCTGAGCGACGATCCGCACGCGCCCGAGGCGGTCGCCCGCGACAAGGCCATCGCGCGGATGCGGGGCGATCCGCGCCCGCGCAAGGCCGCCCGGCCCGTGAAGGCCCGCAGGGATAAGGAGGCCGCCGCGCCGCGCAAGGGCGCGAACCAGGGACAGCTCGCCTTCGGCGACCTGTGA
- a CDS encoding Hsp20 family protein codes for MRQFDLAPLYRSTVGFDRLFSALDQFVSADSVPSYPPYNIERTGENAYRITVAVAGFTEADLSIEVKENALTLKGERKADPAKRVEVLHQGIAARGFERRFQLADYVQVTGAALENGLLHVDLVREIPEAKKARQIQIATGRPVEAPAIEGQVQQAA; via the coding sequence ATGCGTCAGTTCGATCTTGCTCCCCTCTATCGCTCGACTGTCGGCTTCGACCGTCTCTTCTCGGCCCTCGACCAGTTCGTGAGCGCCGATTCCGTACCGAGCTACCCGCCCTACAATATCGAGCGCACCGGCGAGAACGCCTACCGGATCACGGTCGCGGTCGCCGGCTTCACCGAGGCCGATCTCTCGATCGAGGTCAAGGAGAATGCGCTGACCCTGAAGGGCGAGCGCAAGGCCGACCCGGCCAAGCGCGTCGAGGTGCTGCATCAGGGCATCGCCGCCCGCGGCTTCGAGCGCCGGTTCCAGCTCGCCGACTACGTCCAGGTGACGGGTGCGGCGCTGGAGAACGGCCTTCTCCACGTCGATCTCGTCCGTGAGATTCCGGAGGCGAAGAAGGCGCGCCAGATCCAGATCGCCACCGGCCGTCCTGTCGAGGCGCCCGCGATCGAGGGTCAGGTTCAGCAGGCCGCCTGA
- a CDS encoding alpha/beta fold hydrolase, whose product MLTLRSTPGNPVPPGGTLVPVRTADGCELRAATWRPTTRTVKGTVCLLQGRAEFIEKYYETVSDLRRRGFCVVAFDWRGQGESAREVDNPHKGHVARFDDYRLDLLAIAESVLLPLMPRPHLCLAHSMGGCVAFTGSLEGWLPFSRLVTVAPMLSIRMVSWPAGVSALARTLHQVGLGSRFVPFGSAVSIATKPYSGNRLSRDPARYARNAAAATAVGAGAVGDPTVAWLAGAFRAMARLRDPRVPPRITVPTLIVAAGADPVCGTAQTERFAARLKAGHILVLPDARHEILSERDAIRADFWAAFDAFMPGSPALEDGKDGEPAAISA is encoded by the coding sequence ATGCTGACCCTGCGCTCCACGCCCGGCAATCCCGTCCCGCCCGGCGGCACCCTCGTGCCCGTGCGCACCGCCGACGGCTGCGAATTGCGTGCGGCCACCTGGCGGCCGACGACGCGGACGGTGAAGGGGACCGTCTGCCTGCTTCAGGGCCGCGCCGAGTTCATCGAGAAGTATTACGAGACGGTCAGTGACCTGAGGCGGCGCGGGTTCTGCGTCGTCGCCTTCGACTGGCGCGGACAGGGCGAGTCGGCGCGCGAGGTCGACAACCCGCACAAGGGCCACGTCGCCCGCTTCGACGATTACCGGCTCGATCTGCTCGCCATCGCGGAGAGCGTGCTGCTGCCGCTGATGCCGCGCCCGCATCTCTGCCTCGCCCACTCCATGGGCGGTTGCGTGGCCTTCACCGGCTCGCTCGAGGGCTGGCTGCCGTTCTCGCGGCTCGTCACCGTCGCGCCGATGCTGTCGATCCGGATGGTGAGCTGGCCGGCGGGCGTGTCGGCCCTCGCCCGTACCCTGCATCAGGTCGGGCTCGGCAGCCGCTTCGTGCCCTTCGGGAGCGCGGTCTCGATCGCCACGAAGCCCTATTCCGGCAACCGCCTCTCGCGCGATCCGGCGCGCTATGCCCGCAACGCGGCCGCGGCGACGGCGGTCGGCGCCGGCGCGGTCGGGGATCCGACCGTCGCGTGGCTGGCCGGCGCCTTCCGCGCCATGGCGCGCCTGCGCGATCCGCGGGTGCCGCCCCGCATCACCGTCCCGACGCTGATCGTCGCCGCGGGCGCCGATCCGGTCTGCGGAACGGCCCAGACGGAGCGGTTCGCGGCCCGCCTCAAGGCCGGGCATATCCTGGTGCTGCCGGATGCCCGCCACGAGATCCTCTCGGAGCGCGATGCGATCCGCGCCGATTTCTGGGCGGCCTTCGACGCCTTCATGCCCGGAAGCCCGGCCCTGGAGGATGGGAAGGACGGAGAACCCGCGGCGATCAGCGCCTGA
- a CDS encoding aldo/keto reductase produces the protein MRMKKLGRTGLDVSAICLGCMTYGVPERGPHPWTMGEEESRPLIKRALDLGINFFDTANFYSDGTSEEIVGRALRDYADRDAIVLATKCFFPLKDQPNAGGLSRKAIFSAIDASLKRLGTDYVDLYQIHRWDYDTPIEVTLEALHDVVKAGKARSIGASSMFAWQFAKALFTADIRGATRFATMQDHYNLLHREEEREMHPLCADQGVALLPWSPLARGRLTRDWDETSRRQDSDTFGSTLYGAAEEADRAIVRTVAEIAKARGVSRAQVALAWVMGKPGVCAPIIGASKPAHLDDAVAALDLALTEAEVRALEERYVPHPVVGFA, from the coding sequence ATGCGCATGAAGAAGCTCGGCCGCACCGGCCTCGACGTCTCCGCGATCTGCCTCGGCTGCATGACCTACGGCGTGCCCGAGCGGGGGCCCCACCCCTGGACGATGGGGGAGGAGGAGAGCCGGCCGCTGATCAAGCGCGCCCTCGACCTTGGCATCAACTTCTTCGACACGGCGAATTTCTACTCGGACGGCACCAGCGAGGAGATCGTCGGGCGGGCGCTGCGCGACTACGCCGACCGCGACGCCATCGTGCTGGCGACGAAATGCTTCTTTCCGCTCAAGGACCAGCCGAACGCAGGGGGACTCTCCCGCAAGGCGATCTTCTCGGCGATCGATGCCAGCCTGAAGCGGCTCGGGACCGATTACGTCGACCTCTACCAGATCCATCGCTGGGACTACGACACGCCGATCGAGGTGACGCTGGAGGCGCTCCACGACGTCGTGAAGGCGGGCAAGGCCCGATCTATCGGCGCCTCCTCGATGTTCGCCTGGCAATTCGCCAAGGCCCTCTTCACCGCCGACATCAGGGGCGCCACGCGCTTCGCGACGATGCAGGACCATTACAACCTCCTCCACCGGGAGGAGGAGCGCGAGATGCACCCGCTCTGCGCCGACCAGGGGGTGGCGCTGCTGCCCTGGAGCCCGCTCGCCCGCGGGCGCCTGACCCGCGACTGGGACGAGACCAGCCGCCGCCAAGACTCCGACACGTTCGGCAGCACCCTCTACGGCGCCGCCGAGGAGGCCGACCGGGCGATCGTCCGGACGGTCGCCGAGATCGCGAAGGCGCGCGGGGTCAGCCGGGCGCAGGTCGCGCTCGCCTGGGTGATGGGCAAGCCGGGCGTCTGCGCCCCGATCATCGGCGCCTCGAAGCCCGCCCATCTCGACGACGCCGTCGCGGCCCTCGATCTCGCCCTCACCGAGGCGGAGGTGCGGGCGCTCGAAGAGCGGTACGTGCCCCACCCCGTCGTCGGCTTCGCCTGA
- a CDS encoding AAA family ATPase: MRFTGTESYVATPDLTTAVNAAIVLERPLLVKGEPGTGKTVLAEEIARGLGAPLLTWNIKSTTKAQQGLYEYDAVSRLRDSQLGDPRVSDIGNYIRRGKLWEAFTAPERPVLLIDEIDKADIEFPNDLLTELDRMEFHVYETGETVRAARRPIVIITSNNEKELPDAFLRRCFFHYIKFPDAETLTRIVDVHYPGIKHRLVEEALRVFLEIREAPGLKKKPSTSELLDWLKLLVSEDIGPEELRERDPRKLVPPLHGALLKNEQDVSLFEKLAFMMRREGRGG; the protein is encoded by the coding sequence ATGCGCTTCACCGGAACCGAGTCCTACGTCGCGACCCCCGACCTGACGACCGCCGTCAACGCCGCGATCGTGCTGGAGCGGCCGCTTCTCGTGAAGGGCGAGCCCGGCACCGGCAAGACGGTGCTGGCGGAGGAGATAGCCAGGGGTCTCGGCGCGCCGCTCCTGACCTGGAACATCAAGTCGACCACCAAGGCGCAGCAGGGGCTCTACGAATACGACGCGGTCTCGCGGCTGCGCGACTCGCAGCTCGGCGACCCGCGCGTCTCCGACATCGGCAACTACATCCGCCGCGGCAAGCTCTGGGAGGCCTTCACGGCGCCCGAGCGCCCGGTGCTGCTGATCGACGAGATCGACAAGGCCGACATCGAGTTCCCGAACGACCTCCTGACCGAGCTCGACCGGATGGAGTTCCACGTCTACGAGACCGGCGAGACCGTGCGGGCGGCGCGCCGCCCGATCGTGATCATCACCTCGAACAACGAGAAGGAGCTGCCGGACGCCTTCCTGCGCCGCTGCTTCTTCCACTACATCAAGTTCCCGGACGCCGAGACCCTGACCCGGATTGTCGACGTGCACTATCCGGGCATCAAGCACCGGCTGGTCGAGGAAGCGTTGCGGGTGTTCCTGGAGATCCGCGAGGCGCCGGGCCTCAAGAAGAAGCCCTCGACCTCCGAACTCCTCGACTGGCTGAAGCTCCTCGTCTCGGAGGATATCGGCCCCGAGGAGCTGCGCGAGCGCGACCCGCGCAAGTTGGTCCCGCCGCTGCACGGCGCGCTCCTCAAGAACGAGCAGGACGTGAGCCTGTTCGAGAAGCTCGCCTTCATGATGCGCCGGGAGGGCAGGGGCGGCTGA
- a CDS encoding ATPase: MFRLSKSPPSRDAQRERRDWVIESDKWTQARHVEKGYRIKWGYVAIAYLVEAMVIGASLAGAWLFAGVYSDGDSHSFYFMLLAPLVYAAVELCRVPLGILARTQRSYFVRSLAIVGIIFAAGVTTKSVSQLGEMMFHPRLMEAARTKTALKDAQADRASLDTRIAAADARVAQYTTELEQIEKRSTDNASQLAGLPAQRCEKVFGTNSKGVRYQNLKCVTDPRVATLSASVAKAGADRSALTKDLEEARKARAQLDRGSADRRVADTEQAYRQAVNRSQLHSFTAMVYGVDPIEVTDAQVHAFLRIFVFVPALCAAFASTILALCAVSVRKTFMDEDDLGASVNPEATNYMLAPFAEGIVREVNASLQKSVKDAVASGAAIPLERRPGPAVSPAAGSAGAGA, encoded by the coding sequence ATGTTCAGGCTATCGAAGTCGCCCCCGAGCCGGGACGCCCAGCGCGAGAGACGCGACTGGGTCATCGAATCCGACAAGTGGACGCAGGCGCGCCACGTCGAGAAGGGCTACCGCATCAAGTGGGGCTACGTGGCGATCGCCTACCTCGTCGAGGCGATGGTGATCGGCGCCTCGCTCGCGGGCGCGTGGCTGTTCGCGGGCGTCTACAGCGACGGCGACAGCCACAGCTTCTACTTCATGCTGCTCGCGCCCCTCGTCTACGCGGCGGTGGAGCTGTGCCGGGTACCGCTCGGCATCCTGGCGCGCACGCAGCGCTCGTATTTCGTCCGCAGCCTCGCCATCGTCGGCATCATCTTCGCCGCGGGCGTGACCACGAAGTCGGTCTCTCAGCTCGGCGAGATGATGTTCCACCCGCGCCTGATGGAGGCCGCGCGCACCAAGACCGCGCTCAAGGACGCGCAGGCGGACCGGGCCAGCCTCGACACGCGCATCGCGGCGGCCGATGCCCGCGTCGCGCAGTACACGACCGAGCTGGAGCAGATCGAGAAGCGCTCGACCGATAACGCCTCCCAGCTCGCCGGCCTGCCGGCCCAGCGCTGCGAGAAGGTGTTCGGCACGAACAGCAAGGGCGTGCGCTACCAGAACCTGAAATGCGTCACCGACCCCCGCGTCGCGACGCTCTCGGCGAGCGTCGCGAAGGCGGGCGCCGACCGCAGCGCGCTCACGAAGGATTTGGAGGAGGCGCGCAAGGCCCGCGCCCAGCTCGACCGCGGCTCGGCCGACCGGCGCGTCGCCGACACCGAACAGGCCTACCGGCAGGCGGTGAACCGCTCGCAGCTCCACTCGTTCACCGCCATGGTCTACGGCGTCGACCCGATCGAGGTGACGGACGCCCAGGTCCACGCCTTCCTGCGCATCTTCGTGTTCGTGCCCGCCCTCTGCGCCGCCTTCGCCTCGACGATCCTCGCGCTCTGCGCCGTCTCGGTGCGCAAGACCTTCATGGACGAGGACGATCTCGGCGCCTCCGTGAACCCGGAGGCCACGAACTACATGCTGGCGCCCTTCGCGGAGGGCATCGTGCGGGAGGTGAACGCCTCCCTGCAGAAATCGGTGAAGGACGCCGTCGCCTCCGGCGCGGCGATTCCCCTCGAGCGGCGTCCGGGTCCGGCGGTGAGCCCGGCCGCCGGCAGCGCAGGAGCCGGCGCATGA
- a CDS encoding cation:proton antiporter produces the protein MPEVHAGSYKEAILFLVTAGVVVPLFHRLRISPVLGFIGAGALLGPFGLGRLADEVRWLSHFTIGNRTEISHLAEFGVIFLMFMIGIELSWERLRTLRRLVFGFGSIQVLSSALVIGTILYGLRVPLAAAVIVGLALALSSTAVVLPVLAENKRLNTPAGRASFAVLLFQDLAVAPILFAIAVLGRGETANVGGALALALGQAAIALVVIVVAGRLALRPLFQLVARTRSPELFMAACLLTIVATALTAAASGLSMSLGALVAGLLLAETEYRRAIEATIDPFKGLLLGVFFVSVGMNLDPAQLVTNPGTILGLALALIVIKAAMVLLAAPVMKVTRPVALETALLLAPGGEFAFVLVGGAVAAGLVPEGVGGAALIVTTVSMVAIPALASLGRRAGKRMAGANLGRARAEPPPDKQQNRVIIAGYGRVGRMVGEMLARHKIPYLALDSDAARVAEQRRLGNPVYFGDSANPELLRRCDIATARALVVTLDNPRAVEAVVEAARAERADLTIVARARDARHATALYDLGVDDAVPETIEASLQLSEAVLVDVGVPMGLVIASIHERRDEYRVMLKRKESEARPSFRARRTVGKAVEHREAPPKEEPGTVSKRA, from the coding sequence ATGCCCGAGGTCCACGCCGGCTCCTACAAGGAAGCGATCCTCTTCCTCGTCACCGCGGGCGTCGTCGTGCCCCTGTTCCACCGGCTGCGGATCAGCCCGGTGCTCGGCTTCATCGGCGCGGGCGCGCTGCTCGGCCCCTTCGGCCTCGGGCGGCTCGCCGACGAGGTCCGCTGGCTCTCCCACTTCACCATCGGCAACCGCACCGAGATCTCGCACCTCGCCGAGTTCGGCGTCATCTTCCTGATGTTCATGATCGGGATCGAGCTCTCCTGGGAGCGCCTGCGGACGCTGCGCCGCCTCGTCTTCGGCTTCGGGTCGATCCAGGTCCTCTCCTCCGCCCTCGTCATCGGCACGATCCTGTACGGGCTCCGCGTGCCGCTCGCGGCGGCTGTCATCGTCGGGCTCGCCCTCGCCCTGTCCTCCACCGCCGTGGTGCTGCCGGTGCTCGCCGAGAACAAGCGCCTGAACACGCCGGCCGGCCGCGCGAGCTTCGCGGTGCTGCTGTTCCAGGATCTCGCCGTCGCCCCGATCCTGTTCGCGATCGCGGTGCTCGGGCGCGGCGAGACGGCGAATGTCGGGGGCGCCCTCGCGCTGGCCCTCGGGCAGGCCGCGATCGCCCTCGTGGTGATCGTGGTGGCGGGCCGCTTGGCGCTGCGCCCGCTGTTCCAGCTCGTCGCGCGCACCCGCTCGCCCGAGCTCTTCATGGCGGCCTGCCTCCTCACCATCGTGGCGACGGCGCTGACGGCGGCCGCGAGCGGGCTCTCGATGTCGCTCGGCGCGCTCGTCGCCGGGTTGCTCCTGGCCGAGACCGAGTACCGCCGCGCCATCGAGGCGACGATCGACCCGTTCAAGGGCCTCCTGCTCGGCGTCTTCTTCGTCTCGGTCGGCATGAACCTCGACCCGGCCCAGCTCGTCACGAATCCGGGCACGATCCTCGGCCTCGCCCTCGCGCTGATCGTCATCAAGGCCGCGATGGTGCTGCTCGCCGCCCCCGTGATGAAGGTGACCCGGCCGGTCGCCCTGGAGACGGCCCTGCTGCTCGCGCCGGGCGGCGAGTTCGCCTTCGTGCTCGTCGGCGGCGCCGTGGCCGCGGGCCTCGTCCCGGAAGGGGTCGGCGGCGCCGCGCTCATCGTCACCACGGTGTCGATGGTGGCGATCCCGGCGCTGGCCTCCCTCGGCCGCCGGGCGGGCAAGCGCATGGCGGGGGCCAATCTCGGCCGCGCCCGGGCGGAGCCGCCCCCGGACAAGCAGCAGAACCGGGTGATCATCGCGGGCTATGGCCGCGTCGGCCGCATGGTCGGCGAGATGCTCGCCCGTCACAAGATCCCCTATCTCGCCCTCGATTCGGACGCCGCCCGCGTCGCCGAGCAGCGGCGCCTCGGAAACCCGGTCTATTTCGGGGATTCGGCGAATCCCGAGCTGCTGCGGCGCTGCGACATCGCCACGGCCCGCGCCCTCGTCGTCACCCTCGACAACCCCCGCGCCGTCGAGGCGGTGGTCGAGGCCGCGCGCGCCGAGCGGGCGGACCTCACCATCGTCGCGCGGGCCCGCGACGCGCGCCACGCCACGGCGCTCTACGATCTCGGGGTGGACGACGCGGTGCCCGAGACCATCGAGGCATCCCTTCAACTCTCCGAGGCCGTGCTCGTCGATGTCGGCGTACCGATGGGGCTCGTCATCGCCTCGATCCACGAGCGGCGCGACGAGTACCGGGTCATGCTCAAGCGAAAGGAATCCGAGGCGCGCCCGAGCTTCCGGGCCCGGCGCACGGTCGGCAAGGCGGTGGAGCATCGCGAGGCACCGCCGAAGGAGGAGCCGGGCACCGTCAGCAAGAGGGCCTGA